The Xanthomonas sp. CFBP 8443 genome has a window encoding:
- a CDS encoding DEAD/DEAH box helicase: MSLPQARFHPAVARWFERRFPAPTPAQAAAWPAIQAGRHTLVAAPTGSGKTLTAFLAALDALVREGLREGGLADRTQVLYVSPLKALSNDIQLNLDAPLAGIRAELAALGLPDVEIRTAVRTGDTPQRERAQARRRPPHVLVTTPESLYVLLGSVSGRDALRHVRTVIVDEIHALAANKRGSHLALSLQRLQQLCAVPPLRIGLSATQKPIDAVARFLVGSAAVHDGQPDCEIVDIGYARARDLALELPPTPLSVSMSNDQWQQVYARLAELVRTHRTTLVFVNTRRMAERTARHLGELLGNEAVAAHHGSLAREARLLAEQRLKAGQLQVLVATASLELGLDIGDVDLVCQLGSPRSIASFLQRAGRSGHAVGGTPKARLFPQSRDDLVECAALLDCVRRGELDALHMLDAPLDVLAQQLVAEVACQEWEEDALYALVRGAWPYATLPRERFDAVLRMLSDGFSTRLGPRAGYLHRDAVHRRVRERRGARMAALTSGGTIPETGDYSVLLEPQAENIGTVNEDFAVESLSGDVFQLGNASYRILRVEPGRVRVEDARGAPPNIPFWLGEAPGRSDELSAGVSRLRAQLEQCMERGGAAQALAWLHEEVALDAAAAQQLVDYLGRARTALGALPTQRCIVLERFFDDSGGTQLVIHSVHGSRINRAWGLALRKRFCRTFNFELQAAATEDAIVLSLSTRHSFALEEVARYLHPSSALDVLVQALLEAPLFGVRWRWNATNALALPRFTGGRKVAPQLQRMKSEDLLATVFPDQVACAENLVGEREIPEHPLVAQTLHDCLHEAMDSDGWLQLLRGIADGSVRVLARDLAAPSPLAAEALDARPYAFLDDAPLEERRTQAVHSRRYQDPDSADDLGRLDPEAIAAVREEAWPQPRSRDEMHEALVALGALDAAEAAAHDAWPAWLAELAADARATRLQGVGSDGAALWVAAESLALVAPLYPQAAAQPRIAVPDGYAIDDWQRDSALRELLRLRLAALGPVTAVALAAPLRLPLREVQAALLALQSDGYVLPGRFNADAGDDEWCERHLLARIHRYTLGRLRREIEPVAPRDYARFLFRWQHLDGEGRVAGAEALASVLAQLEGFEAPAALWESELLPARVRDYAPAWLDELCSAGRTLWTRLRPAAASAGGAGSLRSTPILLLPRRSAAQWSRLLPAAAAPVALGSRAQKVADYLEAHGASFFDEIADATRLLSTELEEALADLVAAGRIHCDSYAGLRALLVPASKRPSALSRRRRRVPLYGIQDAGRWALLRGAADGGDAAVRGEAIEHLARTLLRRYGVVCWRLLEREAAWLPPWRELLRVYHRLEARGEIRGGRFISGLSGEQFALPEAIGLLRQLRRQPHDGAWLCIAAADPANLLGGVLPGNRVPRVPGARVLYRDGLPMATWVAERFEPLQDMSAADSAAARQRLSEPVASGTRDAIAAMLACMG; this comes from the coding sequence ATGTCGTTGCCGCAAGCACGCTTCCATCCCGCCGTCGCTCGCTGGTTCGAGCGCCGTTTCCCTGCGCCGACGCCGGCGCAGGCGGCCGCGTGGCCGGCGATCCAGGCCGGGCGGCATACGCTGGTGGCGGCGCCGACCGGCTCCGGCAAGACCCTGACCGCGTTCCTCGCCGCGCTCGATGCGCTGGTGCGTGAAGGCCTGCGCGAGGGCGGGCTCGCCGATCGCACCCAGGTGCTGTACGTGTCGCCGTTGAAAGCGCTGTCCAACGACATCCAGCTCAATCTCGACGCGCCATTGGCCGGCATCCGCGCCGAACTGGCCGCGCTCGGCCTGCCCGACGTGGAGATCCGCACCGCGGTGCGCACCGGCGACACGCCGCAGCGCGAGCGCGCGCAGGCGCGGCGGCGCCCGCCGCACGTGCTGGTGACCACGCCCGAATCGCTGTACGTGCTGCTCGGCTCGGTCTCCGGTCGCGACGCGCTGCGCCACGTGCGCACGGTGATCGTCGACGAGATCCATGCGCTGGCGGCGAACAAGCGCGGCAGCCACCTGGCGCTTTCGCTGCAGCGCCTGCAGCAGCTGTGTGCGGTGCCGCCGCTGCGCATCGGCCTGTCGGCGACGCAGAAACCGATCGATGCGGTCGCGCGCTTCCTGGTCGGCAGCGCGGCGGTACACGACGGCCAGCCCGATTGCGAGATCGTCGACATCGGCTATGCGCGCGCCCGCGACCTGGCGCTGGAACTGCCGCCGACGCCGCTGAGCGTGAGCATGTCCAACGACCAGTGGCAGCAGGTGTATGCGCGCCTGGCCGAGCTGGTGCGCACGCATCGCACCACGCTGGTGTTCGTCAACACCCGGCGCATGGCCGAACGCACCGCGCGTCATCTCGGCGAGTTGCTCGGCAACGAGGCGGTGGCGGCGCATCACGGCAGCCTGGCGCGCGAGGCGCGGCTGCTCGCCGAGCAGCGCCTCAAGGCCGGCCAGTTGCAGGTGCTGGTCGCCACCGCATCGCTGGAACTGGGCCTGGACATCGGCGACGTGGACCTGGTGTGCCAGCTCGGCTCGCCGCGCTCGATCGCCAGTTTCCTGCAGCGCGCCGGGCGCTCCGGCCATGCCGTCGGCGGCACCCCGAAGGCGCGGCTGTTTCCGCAGTCGCGCGACGACCTGGTCGAATGCGCGGCGCTGCTGGACTGCGTGCGCCGCGGCGAACTGGATGCGCTGCACATGCTCGACGCGCCGCTGGATGTGCTGGCGCAACAGCTGGTCGCCGAGGTGGCGTGCCAGGAATGGGAAGAAGACGCGCTGTACGCGCTGGTGCGCGGCGCCTGGCCATACGCGACGCTGCCGCGCGAGCGCTTCGACGCGGTGCTGCGGATGCTCAGCGACGGCTTCAGTACCCGGCTCGGCCCGCGCGCCGGATATCTGCATCGCGACGCGGTGCACCGCCGCGTGCGCGAGCGCCGCGGCGCGCGCATGGCCGCATTGACCTCCGGCGGCACCATTCCCGAGACCGGCGACTACAGCGTGCTGCTGGAGCCGCAGGCCGAGAACATCGGCACGGTCAACGAGGACTTCGCGGTCGAGAGCCTCAGCGGCGACGTGTTCCAGCTCGGCAACGCCAGCTACCGCATCCTGCGCGTGGAACCGGGGCGGGTGCGGGTGGAGGACGCGCGCGGCGCGCCGCCGAACATCCCGTTCTGGCTCGGCGAGGCGCCGGGGCGCAGCGACGAACTGTCGGCCGGCGTGTCGCGGCTGCGCGCGCAGTTGGAGCAGTGCATGGAGCGGGGCGGCGCGGCGCAGGCGCTGGCCTGGCTGCACGAGGAAGTGGCGCTGGACGCGGCCGCGGCGCAGCAGCTGGTCGACTACCTGGGCCGCGCGCGTACCGCGCTGGGTGCGCTGCCCACGCAGCGCTGCATCGTGCTGGAGCGCTTCTTCGACGACAGCGGCGGCACCCAGCTGGTGATCCACAGCGTGCACGGCAGCCGCATCAATCGCGCCTGGGGCCTGGCCCTGCGCAAGCGCTTCTGCCGCACCTTCAATTTCGAACTGCAGGCGGCCGCCACCGAGGACGCGATCGTGCTGTCGCTGTCGACCCGGCACAGCTTCGCGCTGGAGGAGGTCGCGCGCTACCTGCACCCGTCGTCGGCGCTGGACGTGCTGGTGCAGGCGCTGCTGGAGGCGCCGCTGTTCGGCGTGCGCTGGCGCTGGAACGCGACCAACGCGCTGGCCTTGCCGCGCTTCACCGGCGGGCGCAAGGTCGCCCCGCAGCTGCAGCGGATGAAGTCCGAGGATCTGCTGGCCACAGTGTTCCCGGACCAGGTGGCCTGCGCCGAGAACCTGGTCGGCGAGCGTGAGATTCCCGAGCACCCGCTGGTCGCGCAGACGCTGCACGACTGCCTGCACGAGGCGATGGACAGCGACGGCTGGCTGCAGCTGCTGCGCGGCATCGCGGACGGCAGCGTGCGCGTGCTGGCGCGCGATCTTGCCGCGCCGTCGCCGCTGGCGGCCGAGGCGCTGGATGCACGGCCGTACGCGTTCCTCGACGATGCGCCGCTGGAGGAGCGCCGCACCCAGGCCGTGCACAGCCGCCGCTACCAGGATCCGGACAGCGCCGACGATCTCGGCCGGCTCGATCCGGAGGCGATCGCCGCGGTGCGCGAGGAGGCCTGGCCGCAACCGCGCAGCCGCGACGAGATGCACGAGGCGCTGGTCGCGCTTGGTGCGCTGGACGCCGCCGAAGCCGCTGCGCACGACGCGTGGCCGGCCTGGCTGGCGGAACTGGCGGCCGATGCGCGTGCCACCCGGTTGCAGGGCGTCGGCAGCGACGGCGCCGCGCTGTGGGTCGCGGCCGAGTCGCTGGCGCTGGTCGCGCCGCTGTATCCGCAGGCCGCGGCGCAGCCGCGCATCGCCGTGCCCGACGGCTATGCGATCGACGACTGGCAGCGCGACAGCGCGCTGCGCGAGCTGCTGCGCCTGCGCCTGGCTGCGCTGGGGCCGGTGACCGCGGTCGCGCTGGCGGCGCCGCTGCGGCTGCCGCTGCGCGAGGTGCAGGCGGCCTTGCTGGCGTTGCAGAGTGACGGCTACGTGCTGCCGGGCCGCTTCAATGCCGATGCCGGCGACGACGAGTGGTGCGAGCGCCATCTGCTGGCGCGCATCCATCGCTACACCCTGGGCCGGTTGCGCCGCGAGATCGAACCGGTCGCGCCGCGCGACTACGCGCGTTTCCTGTTCCGCTGGCAGCACCTGGACGGCGAAGGCCGGGTCGCCGGGGCCGAAGCGCTGGCCAGCGTGCTGGCGCAACTGGAAGGCTTCGAGGCGCCGGCGGCGCTGTGGGAAAGCGAGCTGTTGCCGGCGCGCGTACGCGACTACGCCCCGGCCTGGCTGGACGAACTGTGCAGCGCCGGACGCACGCTGTGGACGCGGCTGCGCCCGGCCGCGGCCAGCGCCGGCGGCGCCGGCTCGCTGCGCAGCACCCCGATCCTGTTGTTGCCGCGGCGCAGTGCCGCGCAATGGTCGCGGCTGCTGCCGGCGGCGGCTGCGCCGGTCGCGCTCGGCTCGCGCGCGCAGAAGGTCGCCGACTACCTGGAGGCGCACGGCGCTTCGTTCTTCGACGAGATCGCCGACGCCACGCGGTTGCTGTCCACCGAACTGGAAGAGGCGCTGGCGGACCTGGTGGCGGCCGGCCGCATCCACTGCGACAGCTACGCCGGGCTGCGCGCCTTGCTGGTGCCTGCCTCCAAGCGGCCCTCGGCGCTGTCGCGGCGGCGGCGCCGGGTGCCGTTGTACGGCATCCAGGATGCGGGCCGCTGGGCGCTGTTGCGCGGCGCTGCCGATGGCGGCGATGCGGCCGTACGTGGCGAGGCCATCGAACACCTGGCGCGGACCCTGCTGCGCCGCTACGGCGTGGTCTGCTGGCGCCTGCTCGAGCGCGAGGCGGCGTGGCTGCCGCCGTGGCGCGAGCTGCTGCGCGTCTATCACCGGCTGGAGGCGCGCGGCGAGATCCGCGGCGGTCGCTTCATCAGCGGGCTGTCCGGCGAGCAGTTCGCGCTGCCCGAGGCGATCGGCCTGCTGCGCCAGCTGCGGCGCCAGCCGCACGATGGCGCCTGGCTGTGCATCGCCGCCGCCGACCCGGCGAACCTGCTCGGCGGCGTACTGCCGGGCAACCGCGTGCCGCGGGTGCCCGGCGCGC
- the pnp gene encoding polyribonucleotide nucleotidyltransferase encodes MAKITKTFQYGKHTVTLETGEIARQAGGAVIVKMDDTVLLVTAVAAKSAREGQDFFPLTVDYQEKFYAGGRIPGGFFKREGRATEKETLISRLIDRPIRPLFPEDYKNEVQIIATVMSMNPDIDGDIAALIGASAALSLAGTPFNGPIAAAKVGYKNGEYILNPTVSELKESQLELVVAGTANAVLMVESEAALLSEEVMLGAVTFGHREMQKVINIINELTVEAGTKPSDWVAPAKNEGMIAALKEAVGDQLASAFQVRDKLQRRDAISAIKKDVLAQLTPRAAVEGWVVADLSKEFGELEYQTMRGSVLSTKVRIDGRALDTVRPISVKAGVLPRTHGSALFTRGETQAIVVTTLGTARDGQVIDAVSGEYKENFLFHYNFPPYSVGECGRFGAPKRREIGHGRLAKRGVLAVMPSMEEFPYTIRVVSEITESNGSSSMASVCGSSLALMDAGVPVKAPVAGIAMGLVKEGEDFVVLSDILGDEDHLGDMDFKVAGTAEGVSALQMDIKIEGITEEIMKQALAQAKAGRLHILGEMASALTGPRSELSDYAPRLLTIKIHPDKIREVIGKGGSTIQAITKETGTQIDIQDDGTIVIASVNAIAAQAAKARIEQITSDVEPGRIYEGKVAKIMDFGAFVTILPGKDGLVHVSQISSDRVEKVSDVLKEGDLVKVKVLEVDKQGRIRLSMKAVEEGEGVSAE; translated from the coding sequence GTGGCAAAAATCACCAAAACCTTCCAGTACGGCAAGCACACCGTCACCCTCGAAACCGGCGAGATCGCCCGCCAGGCCGGCGGCGCCGTCATCGTCAAGATGGACGACACCGTACTGCTGGTCACCGCCGTCGCCGCCAAGAGCGCGCGCGAAGGTCAGGACTTCTTCCCGCTGACGGTCGACTATCAGGAGAAGTTCTACGCCGGCGGCCGCATCCCCGGCGGCTTCTTCAAGCGCGAGGGACGTGCGACCGAGAAGGAGACGCTGATTTCGCGTCTGATCGACCGTCCGATCCGTCCGCTGTTCCCGGAGGACTACAAGAACGAAGTGCAGATCATCGCCACGGTGATGTCGATGAACCCGGACATCGACGGCGACATCGCCGCGCTGATCGGCGCCTCGGCCGCGCTGTCGCTGGCCGGCACCCCGTTCAACGGTCCGATCGCCGCCGCCAAGGTCGGCTACAAGAACGGCGAGTACATCCTCAACCCGACCGTGTCGGAGTTGAAGGAATCGCAGCTGGAGCTGGTCGTGGCCGGTACCGCCAACGCGGTGCTGATGGTCGAGTCCGAAGCGGCGCTGCTGTCTGAGGAAGTGATGCTCGGCGCGGTCACCTTCGGCCATCGCGAGATGCAGAAGGTCATCAACATCATCAACGAGCTGACCGTCGAAGCCGGCACCAAGCCGTCCGACTGGGTCGCCCCGGCGAAGAACGAAGGCATGATCGCGGCGCTGAAGGAAGCGGTCGGCGATCAGCTGGCGTCGGCGTTCCAAGTTCGCGACAAGCTGCAGCGCCGCGACGCGATCTCGGCGATCAAGAAGGACGTGCTGGCGCAGCTGACGCCGCGCGCCGCGGTGGAAGGCTGGGTCGTGGCCGACCTGTCCAAGGAATTCGGCGAGCTGGAATACCAGACCATGCGCGGCTCGGTGCTGAGCACCAAGGTACGCATCGACGGCCGTGCGCTGGACACCGTGCGTCCGATCAGCGTCAAGGCCGGCGTGCTGCCGCGTACCCATGGCTCGGCGCTGTTCACCCGCGGCGAGACCCAGGCGATCGTGGTCACCACGCTGGGCACCGCCCGCGACGGCCAGGTGATCGACGCGGTCTCCGGCGAGTACAAGGAAAACTTCCTGTTCCATTACAACTTCCCCCCCTACTCGGTGGGCGAGTGCGGCCGCTTCGGCGCGCCGAAGCGTCGCGAGATCGGCCACGGCCGCCTCGCCAAGCGCGGCGTGCTGGCGGTGATGCCGAGCATGGAAGAGTTCCCGTACACGATCCGCGTGGTTTCGGAAATCACCGAGTCCAACGGTTCCTCGTCGATGGCCTCGGTGTGCGGCAGCTCGCTGGCGCTGATGGACGCCGGTGTGCCGGTGAAGGCGCCGGTCGCGGGCATCGCGATGGGCCTGGTCAAGGAAGGCGAGGATTTCGTGGTGCTGTCGGACATCCTGGGTGACGAAGATCACCTGGGCGACATGGACTTCAAGGTCGCCGGTACCGCCGAAGGCGTGTCCGCGCTGCAGATGGACATCAAGATCGAAGGCATCACCGAAGAGATCATGAAGCAGGCCCTGGCGCAGGCCAAGGCCGGCCGCCTGCACATCCTCGGCGAGATGGCCAGCGCGCTGACCGGTCCGCGTTCGGAGCTGAGCGACTACGCGCCGCGCCTGCTGACGATCAAGATCCACCCGGACAAGATCCGCGAAGTGATCGGCAAGGGCGGCTCGACCATCCAGGCGATCACCAAGGAAACCGGTACGCAGATCGACATCCAGGACGACGGCACCATCGTCATCGCCTCGGTCAACGCGATCGCTGCGCAGGCCGCCAAGGCGCGCATCGAGCAGATCACCTCGGACGTGGAGCCGGGCCGCATCTACGAAGGCAAGGTCGCCAAGATCATGGACTTCGGTGCGTTCGTCACCATCCTGCCGGGCAAGGACGGTCTGGTGCACGTGTCGCAGATCTCCAGCGACCGCGTCGAGAAGGTCAGCGACGTGTTGAAGGAAGGCGATCTGGTCAAGGTCAAGGTGCTGGAAGTCGACAAGCAGGGCCGCATCCGCCTGTCGATGAAGGCCGTCGAGGAAGGCGAGGGCGTGTCGGCCGAGTAA
- a CDS encoding DUF3175 domain-containing protein, with protein sequence MAHSSPNVSTAHWVQRINDSSDALDLTPSVFERDDPVSIARSLKHSADQSARRRTGPYRSAMSMLTFYINRAGKQLPAQRREVLEQAKDELRSLYGKPRKDRTAV encoded by the coding sequence ATGGCACACAGCAGCCCGAACGTTTCCACCGCCCACTGGGTACAGCGCATCAACGACAGCAGCGATGCGCTGGATCTCACGCCCAGCGTGTTCGAACGCGACGACCCGGTGTCCATCGCCCGTTCGCTCAAGCACTCCGCCGACCAGAGCGCGCGCCGCCGCACCGGTCCCTACCGCTCGGCGATGTCGATGCTGACCTTCTACATCAACCGTGCCGGCAAGCAGCTGCCGGCGCAGCGCCGCGAAGTGCTGGAGCAGGCCAAGGACGAACTGCGCAGCCTGTACGGCAAGCCGCGCAAGGACCGCACCGCCGTTTGA
- a CDS encoding EAL domain-containing protein, with product MTKQPDVSDRVQRPADAAAERGPASAMSEDALLLSRIILAQGEIAAAGSDPLQVVDVVTRRAQELTRSTGAVVEMRDGDDMLYWSASGVAEQHLGLRLPSGSSLSGLCMRSGQVLRCDDSEEDPRVNREACRKVGLRSMLVAPLRYGERGIGVLKVMSPYRCSYTPQDVRTLEMLATLVGATLALAMDRAALQTDIARRQDAEKHAFREKAAIATRIRETVANARLQIVTQPVLALASRRIVGVEALSRFPSHPGLPPLRWFDDARKAGLALELELAAARKALNLLAQLPPPLYLAINVSAQTLLHPQLEALLHGHDLSRVVLEITEQLQAPDYPRLSEHIGALQRQGLRIALDDAGTGFASLRHLLHLAPDIIKLDLTLTRGIDAEPRRQRLALAILSFAAETDASVIVEGIETESELATLQALGARYGQGYQLAHPGPLSAHLARYPAAGDEPV from the coding sequence ATGACCAAGCAACCCGACGTTTCGGACCGGGTCCAGCGCCCTGCCGATGCCGCTGCCGAGCGCGGCCCCGCCTCGGCGATGAGCGAAGACGCCTTGCTGCTGTCGCGGATCATCCTCGCCCAGGGCGAGATCGCCGCGGCCGGCAGCGACCCGCTGCAGGTGGTCGACGTGGTGACGCGTCGCGCGCAGGAGCTGACCCGCTCCACCGGCGCGGTGGTGGAGATGCGCGACGGCGACGACATGCTGTACTGGTCGGCCAGCGGCGTCGCCGAACAGCACCTGGGCCTGCGCCTGCCCAGCGGCAGCAGCCTGTCCGGGCTGTGTATGCGCAGCGGCCAGGTGCTGCGCTGCGACGATTCGGAAGAAGACCCGCGGGTCAATCGCGAGGCCTGCCGCAAGGTCGGCCTGCGCTCGATGCTGGTGGCGCCGCTGCGCTACGGCGAGCGCGGCATCGGCGTGCTCAAGGTGATGTCGCCCTACCGCTGCAGCTACACCCCGCAGGACGTGCGCACGCTGGAGATGCTGGCGACCCTGGTCGGCGCGACCCTGGCGCTGGCGATGGACCGCGCCGCGCTGCAGACCGATATCGCGCGCCGGCAGGACGCGGAGAAACACGCGTTCCGCGAGAAGGCGGCGATCGCCACGCGGATCCGCGAGACGGTCGCCAACGCGCGCCTGCAGATCGTGACCCAGCCGGTACTGGCGCTGGCCTCGCGGCGCATCGTCGGGGTCGAGGCACTCTCACGGTTCCCGTCCCATCCCGGCCTGCCGCCGCTGCGCTGGTTCGACGACGCGCGCAAGGCCGGGCTGGCGCTGGAGCTGGAACTGGCCGCCGCGCGCAAGGCGCTGAACCTGCTGGCGCAGCTGCCGCCGCCGCTGTACCTGGCGATCAACGTCTCCGCGCAGACCCTGCTGCATCCGCAGCTGGAGGCGCTGCTGCACGGCCACGACCTGTCGCGGGTGGTGCTGGAGATCACCGAGCAGTTGCAGGCGCCGGACTATCCGCGCCTGTCCGAGCATATCGGCGCGCTGCAGCGGCAGGGCCTGCGCATCGCCCTGGACGACGCCGGCACCGGCTTCGCCAGCCTGCGCCACCTGCTGCACCTGGCGCCGGACATCATCAAGCTGGACCTGACCCTGACCCGCGGCATCGACGCCGAACCGCGGCGCCAGCGGCTGGCGCTGGCGATCCTGTCCTTCGCCGCCGAGACCGACGCCAGCGTGATCGTCGAGGGCATCGAGACCGAGAGCGAACTGGCCACGCTGCAGGCGCTGGGCGCGCGCTACGGCCAGGGCTACCAGCTGGCGCATCCGGGACCGCTGTCGGCGCACCTGGCGCGGTATCCGGCGGCCGGCGACGAGCCTGTCTGA